CCATCCATAATTGCGAGCACTGCTTCAAGGACCATCTCGCGTGCAATCTGCCGCTCGCGAATGCGAATCCGGAGCTTGCCCGCCAAAGGCAGAAGCAGAATGTTGGCCAGACCGAGCCCATAGAGCGTCGAGACGAAGGCTACTGCGATGCCTCTACCAATCTCCGTCACATTGTCCATGCGCTGCATCACCTGAATCAGGCCCAGCACGGCACCCATGATCCCAAGTGTCGGTGCAAACCCGCCGGAGGCCTCAAGCAACTTCACCGCGCCAAGTTCGCGCTCGTCCAGAAGGTCGAGTTCAAGCTCCATATTCTCCCGCATCGTCTGCGGATGGGCACCATCGACGGCAAAGGTAAGCGCCTTCCGCAAAAACTTATCTTCGATGTCCGCCAGCTGTGAGTCCAGGCGCAGAATCCCATGCCTGCGGGCCTGGGTGCAGTAAGACACCATCTCCTCCAGCGTGTCGGTCGCCTTGGTCGATCGCTCATAGAAGATAGTTGGCAACACCTTAAATGTGTCGATCACTGTCTTCATCGGAAACTGAATGAGGATGACACCCAGCGTACCCGCTAAAACAATTAGCGCCGCGGAGGGCTGAAGGATCTGCCGAACGCTTCCCCCATCAAGAACAAGCCCGCCAACAATTCCCGCGACTGCAAGAAATGTGCCAAGCAGAGTGCTCTTGTCAACGCGACGCTTATTCATAGCTATGTATCTATCAGAAATAGATAGGCGCACGTATCGTGCCAAAGATGTAGATGAAGCTATGAACAAACGGCAGAGTAAATGCTATGCACAGTGCAGGTGATCCTATTGTTTTACAGCTCTTGGAATATCGGGCCAAGATGAGAGGTTTATGAGAGAAATACGCTCTGACATCTTCATCTCTATCTCAGCGACGCTAACCTAGGTCGCTCGAAAGAATTCTTGCGATCTGCCCTGAACGGCTTCCATGGGGCGGTCGATAGAAGTCCTGCACCGAGATGGGCAGCCTGAAAGAGCAAAGCTCAAGAGGCGCAACAATTTCAGAAGCAAAACTATTACACCGCTAACTAAAAAAAGGAGCAACACAATGTCACTCAGCATCTTGAACAACATCCCCGCTCTTCAGGCTGAAAACCAACTCACGATCACGACGACAGCTGCTAACAAGAGCCTGCAGGAACTGTCCTCGGGATCACGCATCAACTCCGGTTCCGACGACGCCGCCGGTCTCGCCATCTCCGATGGTTTGAACGCCAACGTCGCCGCCCTCAACCAGTCTTCTCTCAACGCGACCAACGCAGTTGGCTCCCTGCAGAC
This Granulicella aggregans DNA region includes the following protein-coding sequences:
- a CDS encoding flagellar motor protein; protein product: MNKRRVDKSTLLGTFLAVAGIVGGLVLDGGSVRQILQPSAALIVLAGTLGVILIQFPMKTVIDTFKVLPTIFYERSTKATDTLEEMVSYCTQARRHGILRLDSQLADIEDKFLRKALTFAVDGAHPQTMRENMELELDLLDERELGAVKLLEASGGFAPTLGIMGAVLGLIQVMQRMDNVTEIGRGIAVAFVSTLYGLGLANILLLPLAGKLRIRIRERQIAREMVLEAVLAIMDGMGPRALRERLECYLAEEAVKVEVITRPELAA